A region from the Armatimonadota bacterium genome encodes:
- a CDS encoding acetyl-CoA carboxylase biotin carboxyl carrier protein → MSERVKKQMDELAKLITEYKLTEATLETEGLKISLRKSAPKVVTVASQNVVAAAPMAEDAEVDAAPAAEPVPVQAGTPISSPMTGIYYGSSSPSSPPYVKEGDTVTAGQVVGLIEAMKVFNEIHSTVSGIVRKVTAESGQVVNPGDPLMFIG, encoded by the coding sequence TTGAGCGAACGCGTTAAGAAACAGATGGATGAGCTGGCCAAGCTCATCACGGAATATAAGCTCACCGAGGCCACCCTTGAGACCGAAGGGTTAAAGATTTCGCTTCGAAAGTCGGCGCCGAAGGTGGTGACGGTGGCGAGCCAGAACGTGGTGGCCGCCGCTCCGATGGCTGAGGATGCCGAGGTCGACGCCGCGCCAGCCGCCGAACCGGTGCCGGTCCAAGCCGGAACCCCGATTTCGAGCCCGATGACGGGCATTTACTACGGTTCGTCCAGCCCGAGTTCGCCGCCTTATGTGAAGGAAGGCGACACCGTGACGGCAGGTCAGGTGGTGGGCCTGATCGAGGCGATGAAGGTTTTCAACGAGATTCATTCGACCGTGAGCGGGATCGTTCGCAAGGTCACGGCCGAAAGCGGTCAAGTCGTCAACCCCGGCGACCCGCTGATGTTCATCGGGTAG